A genome region from Triticum aestivum cultivar Chinese Spring chromosome 2B, IWGSC CS RefSeq v2.1, whole genome shotgun sequence includes the following:
- the LOC123046728 gene encoding probable UDP-arabinose 4-epimerase 2 — MPTTPRSRSQARTTRSWILSGMDFGDTRRKPNFAGKIAVAAALTVMCILVLKQSPGFGGTSVFSRHETGVTHVLVTGGAGYIGSHATLRLLTDNYRVTIVDNLSRGNMGAVRALQRLFPEPGRLQFIYTDLGDPKAVNKMFSENAFDAVMHFAAVAYVGESTQEPLRYYHNITSNTLTVLEAMAAHNVKTLIYSSTCATYGEPDTMPIVETTPQIPINPYGKAKKMSEDIILDFSKKSNMAVMILRYFNVIGSDPEGRLGEAPRPELREHGRISGACFDAASGIIPGLKVRGTDYPTADGTCVRDYIDVTDLVDAHVKALGKAEPNKVGIYNVGTGKGRSVKEFVEACKKATGATIKVDYLDRRPGDYAEVYSNPAKIRDELNWTAQHTDLRESLATAWKWQKAHPGGYGSA; from the exons ATGCCAACAACCCCCCGGAGCAGAAGCCAAGCTAGGACCACCAGGTCTTGGATCTTGTCAG GCATGGACTTCGGTGACACGAGACGCAAGCCTAATTTCGCAGGAAAGATCGCGGTGGCTGCCGCCCTCACTGTCATGTGCATACTTGTGTTGAAACAGTCTCCTGGTTTTGGCGGTACTAGCGTG TTCTCTCGCCATGAAACTGGGGTGACTCATGTGCTGGTGACTGGAGGTGCTGGATACATTGGCTCACATGCTACTCTTCGTCTCCTTACGGACAACTACCGAGTTACCATTGTG GATAACCTTTCGAGAGGGAACATGGGAGCTGTCAGAGCTCTTCAGAGGCTGTTTCCAGAGCCTGGGAGGCTTCAGTTTATATACACTGATTTAGGCGATCCGAAAGCT GTGAACAAAATGTTTTCGGAGAACGCGTTTGATGCTGTTATGCACTTCGCTGCTGTTGCTTATGTTGGTGAGAGCACGCAAGAGCCACTAAG GTACTACCACAACATAACATCAAATACGTTGACAGTGCTTGAGGCAATGGCAGCACATAATGTAAAAACTCTGATTTACTCGAGTACTTGTGCAACATATGGTGAACCTGACACAATGCCTATTGTAGAAACAACTCCTCAG ATACCTATCAATCCATATGGCAAGGCAAAAAAGATGTCCGAGGACATCATTCTAGATTTCTCAAAGAAATCGAACATGGCTGTGATGATCTTAAG ATACTTCAATGTGATTGGATCAGACCCTGAGGGACGCCTTGGGGAAGCTCCAAGGCCTGAACTGCGTGAGCATGGAAGGATTTCTGGTGCGTGTTTTGATGCAGCATCGGGAATCATTCCAGGGCTGAAG GTTCGAGGAACGGACTACCCTACCGCTGATGGAACTTGTGTAAGAGACTACATTGATGTCACAGATCTTGTTGATGCTCATGTCAAAGCTCTTGGTAAAGCTGAGCCTAACAAAGTTGGAATCTACAATGTCGGCACAGGGAAAG GTAGGTCAGTGAAGGAGTTTGTAGAAGCGTGCAAGAAGGCGACCGGAGCGACCATCAAGGTTGACTACCTCGACCGGAGACCCGGGGATTACGCCGAAGTATACAGCAACCCGGCCAAGATCCGCGACGAGCTGAACTGGACAGCCCAACACACAGACCTCCGCGAGAGCCTTGCAACGGCCTGGAAATGGCAGAAGGCGCACCCGGGCGGATACGGGTCGGCCTGA
- the LOC123042090 gene encoding uncharacterized protein yields the protein MAKRLDVALLLLLVVMVLASCDGRELKGNGGAGGGVDEVKDVVPRLPTLPPLVPLPKLPLPLPPVVPGIPPAARGSADSNKSP from the coding sequence ATGGCGAAGCGTCTGGATGTCgcgctcctgctgctgctggtggtgatGGTGCTCGCGTCCTGCGACGGGAGGGAGCTGAAAGGGAATGGCGGCGCCGGTGGCGGCGTCGACGAGGTGAAGGATGTGGTGCCCAGGTTGCCGACGCTGCCGCCTCTGGTACCACTACCCAaactgccgctgccgctgccgcccgtGGTCCCTGGGATCCCTCCGGCTGCTCGCGGCTCTGCCGACAGCAATAAGTCTCCATGA